A single Cyclopterus lumpus isolate fCycLum1 chromosome 3, fCycLum1.pri, whole genome shotgun sequence DNA region contains:
- the LOC117725220 gene encoding coiled-coil domain-containing protein 42-like — MDRRDLTGPGNLSRRKPTVMESGTDRKALDPQGLVEAASDGTVGGLLSGSYSMLYEIEMMRAEEEELDQMIKGCHSKADELHQREHELQARKKSTLGKRAAVLKMKLAKDKEDKQKQKEEEDEKLNAALERQKLALAEVEERKRKAERQMERDRLSKDLMERTAGISKFDSAEGLLTNMENLLHVHNLFMRREEKANEEVKQLREALPALESELSSLQLQHMNRMSQLHKQMEETLSEALHWERQWHEILATKAKKTLELGQVKMATLNLCEMAGEDTAVHVNDTARQLDTVKKFILDHKAFLEKHHAFLQMGHEQQGEKSKKKKKKKPTD, encoded by the exons ATGGACCGACGGGACTTGACTGGTCCTGGAAATCTCTCCAGGAGAAAACCAACAGTGATGGAGTCTGGGACTGACCGCAAGGCGCTGGATCCACA ggGATTGGTTGAGGCAGCGAGCGATGGGACCGTCGGAGGACTCTTGAGTGGCAGCTATTCTATGCTCTATGAAATCGAGATGATGCGGGCggaagaagaggagctggaCCAAATGATCAAGGGCTGTCAT TCTAAAGCGGATGAACTGCACCAGCGTGAACATGAGTTGCAGGCGAGGAAGAAGAGTACACTTGGAAAGCGTGCTGCGGTTCTGAAG ATGAAATTGGCCAAGGATAAAGAGGATaagcagaagcagaaggaggaggaggacgagaaatTGAACGCAGCGCTGGAGAGGCAGAAGCTGGCGTtggcggaggtggaggagaggaaacggaAGGCGGAGCGTCAGATGGAGAGAGACCGTCTGTCCAAGGACTTGATGGAGCGGACCGCCGGGATCAGCAAG TTCGACAGCGCGGAGGGGCTCCTGACCAACATGGAGAATCTCCTCCACGTCCATAACCTCTtcatgaggagggaggaaaaggcgAACGAGGAGGTCAAACAGCTGAGGGAAGCGCTGCCGGCGCTGGAGAGCGAACTGTCTTctctgcagctgcagcacatGAACCGGATGTCCCAGCTCCATAAGCAGATGGAGGAGACGCTCTCCGAAGCGCTGCACTGG GAGAGGCAGTGGCACGAAATCTTGGCAACGAAAGCGAAGAAAACCCTCGAGCTGGGACAGGTGAAGATGGCGACCCTGAACCTTTGCGAGATGGCGGGCGAAGACACGGCGGTACATGTCAACGACACGGCGAGGCAGCTGGACACG GTCAAGAAGTTCATCCTGGACCACAAGGCTTTCCTGGAAAAACATCACGCTTTCTTACAGATGGGGCATGAACAGCAGGGAGAGaaatcaaagaagaagaagaagaagaagccaacAGACTAA